From a single Lactococcus allomyrinae genomic region:
- a CDS encoding KxYKxGKxW signal peptide domain-containing protein, whose amino-acid sequence MNLKNKNISKIISEPKLRYRMYKSKKRWMYAAISTVSVLGGGAAGVAVAVQAEPVLANTSGTTIPSTQALGTTAGGTINQVATDPDVNRGSFESGLGTTPASPTSVTVATPDQVVNDATYKATAIANGTYANVTTYAQLQSAWANSNITYIDITANITYPTTGGTAMSARANGASVIVQGNNNTVDLGTQTFSWANITTPTTFTLSNMQAQQGFAVNDGDGYALIQTSGGAGGQLTANVNNVTLTKSASNGNNPIHVLVSYYAKVVFSGTNVFNISNEVTRYVTGVNIANNSSVTLNRTSNDVAFSEFYFAVRAPSGTAGYGNTITMGDGSSNTANTYNGQAANYPAAYMYVDGITAGDNVNWTQTGFQYFINGTQGSVANATFTFGQNFNLSAPKIVAAGAIQTTGTQKVLFNAGTTLDIQQWIAGSVIQMAGTSSVTFISPKSLHLGIYNASGNPIAGRLVTGAGTFSMNNSSIDSWQGTNAKPATPDATGTFGTLTVQNGTTTVNGGTATSNIINTSTRELQTNALPVGNIQINYINQNGDTVGNTTVPLSNDANYIGQDINLVNTTYAVDNMPTGYMWAIGGATDSQIYSGAPTGSGGQPGGDSTTTTDNGDQYGQANFAIVPMSGTTYTYNIYVYGQANPNISYTYVDAQTGLAVATSSSQVGIESSGTSNVPANVGNTIDWTRSLYTQTNVPDGYVYVQPGSSLLPTGTSQPTSTVVTDTTTADNETIYVYSPAGSESLSLSESDSISTSTSVSTSDSISISTSISLSDSTESNTGSMSESLSLSESISESLSISDSSSQSISLSNSLSDSGSLSESLSDSQSLSNSLSDSESLSLSISDSNSLSDSISLSDSLSGSESLSISISASSSLSDSLSSESLSISISASSSLSDSLSNSESLSVSTSDSSSLSNSLSDSESLSLSISDSNSLSDNISLSDSLSGSESLSISISDSSSLSDSLSNSESLSISISASNSLSDSISLSDSLSNSESLSVSTSDSSSLSNSLSDSESLSLSISDSNSLSDSISLSDSLSDSESLSISISASNSLSDSLSDSESLSVSISDSGSLSNSLSDSESLSLSISDSSSLSDSISLSDSLSDSESLSISISDSGSLSNSLSDSESFSLSISDSNSMSTSTSLSDSGSLSTSTSDSNSMSTSDSSSLSTSISDSNSLSTSTSLSDSGSLSTSTSDSNSMSTSDSSSLSTSISDSNSLSTSTSLSDSGSLSTSTSDSNSMSTSDSSSLSTSISDSNSLSTSTSLSDSGSLSTSTSDSNSMSTSDSSSLSTSISDSNSLSTSTSLSDSSSLSTSISDSNSLSTSTSLSDSGSLSTSTSDSNSMSTSDSSSLSTSISDSNSLSTSTSLSDSGSLSTSTSDSNSMSTSDSSSLSTSISDSNSLSTSTSLSDSSSLSTSTSDSNSMSTSDSSSLSTSISDSNSMSTSDSSSLSTSISDSNSLSTSTSLSDSGSLSTSTSDSNSMSTSDSSSLSTSISDSNSMSTSDSSSLSTSISDSNSLSTSTSLSDSGSLSTSTSDSNSMSTSDSSSLSTSISDSNSLSTSTSLSDSSSLSTSTSDSNSMSTSDSSSLSTSISDSNSMSTSDSSSLSTSISDSNSLSTSTSLSDSSSLSTSISDSNSLSTSTSLSDSSSLSTSISDSNSLSTSTSLSDSGSLSTSTSDSNSMSTSDSSSLSTSISDSNSLSTSTSLSDSSSLSTSISDSNSLSTSTSLSDSSSLSTSISDSNSLSTSTSLSDSSSLSTSTSDSNSMSTSDSSSLSTSISDSNSLSTSTSLSDSGSLSTSTSDSNSMSTSDSSSLSTSISDSNSLSTSTSLSDSGSLSTSTSDSNSMSTSDSSSLSTSISDSNSLSTSTSLSDSSSLSTSISDSNSLSTSTSLSDSGSLSTSTSDSNSMSTSDSSSLSTSISDSNSLSTSTSLSDSGSLSTSTSDSNSMSTSDSSSLSTSISDSNSLSTSTSLSDSGSLSTSTSDSNSMSTSDSSSLSTSISDSNSLSTSTSLSDSSSLSTSISDSNSLSTSTSLSDSGSLSTSTSDSNSMSTSDSSSLSTSISDSNSLSTSTSLSDSGSLSTSTSDSNSMSTSDSSSLSTSISDSNSLSTSTSLSDSSSLSTSTSDSNSMSTSDSSSLSTSISDSNSMSTSDSSSLSTSISDSNSLSTSTSLSDSGSLSTSTSDSNSMSTSDSSSLSTSISDSNSMSTSDSSSLSTSISDSNSLSTSTSLSDSGSLSTSTSDSNSMSTSDSSSLSTSISDSNSLSTSTSLSDSSSLSTSTSDSNSMSTSDSSSLSTSISDSNSMSTSDSSSLSTSISDSNSLSTSTSLSDSSSLSTSISDSNSLSTSTSLSDSSSLSTSISDSNSLSTSTSLSDSGSLSTSTSDSNSMSTSDSSSLSTSISDSNSLSTSTSLSDSSSLSTSISDSNSLSTSTSLSDSSSLSTSISDSNSLSTSTSLSDSSSLSTSTSDSNSMSTSDSSSLSTSISDSNSLSTSTSLSDSGSLSTSTSDSNSMSTSDSSSLSTSISDSNSLSTSTSLSDSGSLSTSTSDSNSMSTSDSSSLSTSISDSNSLSTSTSLSDSSSLSTSISDSNSLSTSTSLSDSGSLSTSTSDSNSMSTSDSSSLSTSISDSNSLSTSTSLSDSSSLSTSTSDSNSMSTSDSSSLSTSISDSNSLSTSTSLSDSSSLSTSTSDSNSMSTSDSSSLSTSISDSNSLSTSTSLSDSSSLSTSISDSNSLSTSTSLSDSGSLSTSTSDSNSMSTSDSSSLSTSISDSNSLSTSTSLSDSGSLSTSTSDSNSMSTSDSSSLSTSISDSNSLSTSTSLSDSSSLSTSTSDSNSMSTSDSSSLSTSISDSNSMSTSDSSSLSTSISDSNSLSTSTSLSDSGSLSTSTSDSNSMSTSDSSSLSTSISDSNSMSTSDSSSLSTSISDSNSLSTSTSLSDSGSLSTSTSDSNSMSTSDSSSLSTSISDSNSLSTSTSLSDSSSLSTSTSDSNSMSTSDSSSLSTSISDSNSMSTSDSSSLSTSISDSNSLSTSTSLSDSSSLSTSISDSNSLSTSTSLSDSSSLSTSISDSNSLSTSTSLSDSGSLSTSTSDSNSMSTSDSSSLSTSISDSNSLSTSTSLSDSSSLSTSISDSNSLSTSTSLSDSSSLSTSISDSNSLSTSTSLSDSSSLSTSTSDSNSMSTSDSSSLSTSISDSNSLSTSTSLSDSGSLSTSTSDSNSMSTSDSSSLSTSISDSNSLSTSTSLSDSGSLSTSTSDSNSMSTSDSSSLSTSISDSNSLSTSTSLSDSSSLSTSISDSNSLSTSTSLSDSGSLSTSTSDSNSMSTSDSSSLSTSISDSNSLSTSTSLSDSSSLSTSTSDSNSMSTSDSSSLSTSISDSNSLSTSTSLSDSSSLSASISTSSSMSTSDSSSLSTSLSDSGLLSLSDSTSLSTFLSTSGSLSTSDSSSLSTSLSTSNSLSFSYSMSLSTSTSSSDSMSLSTSLSSGGGNTGTSGTSNSSNGGSSGTSNGMVNSLPKTGETNDALATGTGWATLLGAIGATLFGRKRKKEERDGE is encoded by the coding sequence ATGAATTTAAAAAATAAAAATATATCCAAAATTATCTCCGAACCGAAATTAAGATATAGGATGTATAAAAGTAAGAAACGTTGGATGTACGCAGCGATATCGACAGTCAGCGTATTAGGTGGTGGTGCAGCAGGTGTAGCAGTAGCAGTGCAAGCTGAACCTGTTTTAGCCAACACATCTGGAACCACTATACCTTCTACTCAGGCATTAGGAACAACGGCTGGTGGAACTATTAATCAAGTTGCAACAGACCCAGACGTTAATCGTGGAAGTTTTGAAAGCGGTCTTGGTACAACACCTGCATCACCGACATCAGTTACTGTTGCAACTCCTGATCAAGTTGTGAATGATGCTACTTATAAAGCAACCGCAATAGCTAATGGTACCTATGCAAATGTAACAACATATGCACAATTACAAAGTGCATGGGCGAATTCTAATATTACTTACATTGATATTACGGCTAACATTACTTATCCTACTACTGGTGGAACAGCAATGTCTGCTCGTGCCAATGGTGCTAGTGTCATTGTTCAAGGTAATAATAATACAGTTGACCTCGGAACGCAAACATTTAGTTGGGCAAATATCACAACTCCTACTACTTTTACATTAAGTAATATGCAAGCTCAACAAGGATTTGCCGTAAATGATGGAGATGGCTATGCCCTCATACAAACTTCTGGTGGGGCAGGTGGGCAATTAACGGCAAATGTTAATAATGTGACATTAACTAAGAGTGCTTCAAACGGTAATAATCCAATTCATGTACTGGTTAGTTATTATGCAAAAGTAGTATTTTCTGGAACAAATGTCTTTAATATATCAAATGAAGTTACTCGTTACGTTACTGGTGTTAATATTGCGAATAATTCAAGTGTAACACTTAATCGTACCTCCAATGATGTAGCATTTTCAGAATTTTATTTTGCAGTTCGTGCACCATCGGGAACAGCCGGTTATGGAAATACCATTACGATGGGAGATGGTTCTTCAAATACAGCTAATACCTACAATGGACAAGCGGCTAACTATCCTGCAGCATATATGTATGTGGACGGAATAACAGCTGGTGATAATGTTAATTGGACTCAGACTGGTTTCCAATACTTTATCAATGGAACACAAGGAAGCGTTGCGAATGCTACCTTTACTTTTGGTCAAAACTTTAATTTATCTGCTCCTAAGATTGTAGCAGCTGGTGCTATTCAAACAACAGGCACACAAAAAGTTTTATTTAATGCAGGAACAACACTTGATATTCAACAATGGATTGCAGGTAGTGTAATTCAGATGGCAGGAACATCTTCGGTAACCTTTATTTCTCCTAAAAGCTTACATCTCGGAATATATAATGCTTCAGGAAACCCTATTGCAGGTAGGTTAGTTACTGGTGCAGGAACATTTAGCATGAATAATTCTAGCATTGATTCATGGCAAGGAACAAATGCTAAGCCAGCTACTCCAGATGCAACTGGTACCTTTGGAACTTTAACAGTTCAAAATGGAACGACTACAGTTAATGGTGGAACAGCAACATCTAATATTATTAATACTAGTACACGTGAGCTTCAAACTAATGCTTTACCTGTTGGGAATATACAGATTAATTATATTAATCAAAATGGGGATACAGTAGGCAATACAACAGTTCCATTATCCAATGATGCCAACTACATTGGCCAAGATATCAATTTAGTAAATACAACTTATGCTGTTGATAACATGCCTACAGGATATATGTGGGCAATTGGAGGAGCAACTGATAGTCAAATTTATTCAGGAGCACCAACAGGAAGTGGAGGACAACCAGGAGGAGATAGTACAACTACCACCGATAATGGTGATCAGTACGGTCAAGCAAACTTTGCCATTGTTCCTATGTCGGGAACGACTTATACTTATAATATTTACGTTTACGGTCAGGCAAATCCCAACATCAGTTATACATATGTTGATGCACAAACAGGCCTAGCAGTAGCTACATCTTCTAGTCAGGTGGGAATTGAAAGTTCAGGTACTAGTAATGTTCCAGCTAATGTTGGAAATACAATAGATTGGACTCGAAGTCTTTATACACAAACTAATGTTCCAGATGGTTATGTATATGTTCAACCAGGATCGTCATTACTGCCAACGGGAACAAGTCAACCAACTTCAACAGTTGTTACTGATACTACAACAGCAGATAATGAAACAATCTATGTTTACAGTCCAGCTGGAAGCGAATCATTATCTTTAAGTGAATCAGATTCAATAAGTACATCTACTAGCGTATCAACTAGTGATTCCATTTCCATAAGCACAAGTATTTCTCTGAGTGATTCAACAGAAAGTAATACAGGTTCTATGAGTGAGAGCCTCTCATTAAGTGAATCTATAAGTGAGAGCCTCTCTATAAGTGATTCATCTAGTCAAAGTATCTCGTTGAGTAATTCATTGAGTGACAGCGGTTCTCTAAGTGAATCATTGAGTGACAGTCAATCTCTTAGTAACTCATTATCAGATTCAGAGTCTCTATCACTCTCAATTAGTGATTCAAATTCATTGAGCGATAGTATCTCGCTAAGTGATTCTCTTTCAGGTTCAGAATCTCTGTCTATTTCAATCAGTGCTTCAAGTTCTTTAAGCGACTCCCTTTCATCAGAGTCTCTTTCGATTTCGATCAGTGCTTCAAGTTCACTGAGCGATTCTCTTTCAAATTCGGAATCTCTCTCTGTTTCAACGAGTGACTCGAGTTCTTTAAGCAACTCATTATCAGATTCAGAATCTCTATCACTCTCAATTAGTGATTCAAATTCATTGAGTGATAATATCTCGCTAAGTGATTCTCTTTCAGGTTCAGAATCTCTGTCTATTTCAATCAGTGATTCAAGTTCTTTAAGCGACTCCCTTTCAAACTCAGAGTCTCTTTCGATTTCGATCAGTGCTTCAAATTCATTAAGTGATAGTATCTCACTGAGCGATTCTCTTTCAAATTCGGAATCTCTCTCTGTTTCAACGAGTGATTCGAGTTCTTTAAGTAACTCATTATCAGATTCAGAATCTCTCTCACTATCAATTAGCGATTCAAATTCATTGAGCGATAGTATCTCGCTAAGTGATTCCCTTTCAGACTCAGAATCTCTGTCTATTTCAATCAGTGCTTCAAATTCACTGAGCGATTCTCTTTCAGATTCGGAATCCCTCTCTGTTTCAATTAGTGACTCGGGTTCTTTAAGTAACTCATTATCAGATTCAGAGTCTCTTTCACTCTCAATTAGCGATTCAAGTTCATTGAGCGATAGTATCTCGCTAAGTGATTCCCTTTCAGATTCAGAATCCCTCTCTATTTCAATTAGTGACTCGGGTTCTTTAAGTAACTCATTATCAGATTCAGAGTCTTTCTCACTTTCGATTAGTGATTCTAATTCCATGAGTACGAGCACTTCATTGAGTGATTCAGGTTCATTGTCTACCTCAACGAGTGACTCTAATTCTATGAGTACCTCAGACTCTTCAAGCCTGTCTACTTCGATTAGTGATTCGAATTCGTTGAGTACAAGCACTTCATTGAGTGATTCAGGTTCATTGTCTACCTCAACGAGTGACTCTAATTCTATGAGTACCTCAGACTCTTCAAGCCTGTCTACTTCGATTAGTGATTCGAATTCGTTGAGTACAAGCACTTCATTGAGTGATTCAGGTTCATTGTCTACCTCAACGAGTGACTCTAATTCTATGAGTACCTCAGACTCTTCAAGCCTGTCTACTTCGATTAGTGATTCGAATTCGTTGAGTACAAGCACTTCATTGAGTGATTCAGGTTCATTGTCTACCTCAACGAGTGACTCTAATTCTATGAGTACCTCAGACTCTTCAAGCCTGTCTACTTCGATTAGTGATTCGAACTCATTGAGCACAAGCACTTCATTGAGTGATTCAAGTTCGTTGTCTACTTCGATCAGTGATTCGAACTCATTGAGCACGAGCACTTCATTGAGCGATTCAGGTTCATTGTCTACCTCAACGAGTGACTCTAATTCTATGAGTACCTCAGACTCTTCAAGCCTGTCTACCTCAATCAGTGATTCGAACTCATTGAGCACGAGCACTTCATTGAGCGATTCAGGTTCATTGTCTACCTCAACGAGTGACTCTAATTCTATGAGTACCTCAGACTCTTCAAGCCTGTCTACCTCAATCAGTGATTCGAATTCGTTGAGTACAAGCACTTCATTGAGTGATTCAAGTTCATTGTCTACCTCAACGAGTGACTCTAATTCTATGAGTACCTCAGACTCTTCAAGTCTGTCTACTTCAATCAGTGACTCGAACTCCATGAGTACCTCAGACTCCTCAAGCCTGTCTACCTCAATCAGTGATTCGAACTCATTGAGCACAAGCACTTCATTGAGTGATTCAGGTTCATTGTCTACCTCAACGAGTGACTCTAATTCTATGAGTACCTCAGACTCTTCAAGCCTGTCTACTTCAATCAGTGACTCGAACTCCATGAGTACCTCAGACTCCTCAAGCCTGTCTACCTCAATCAGTGATTCGAACTCATTGAGCACAAGCACTTCATTGAGTGATTCAGGTTCATTGTCTACCTCAACGAGTGACTCTAATTCTATGAGTACCTCAGACTCTTCAAGCCTGTCTACCTCAATCAGTGATTCGAATTCGTTGAGTACAAGCACTTCATTGAGTGATTCAAGTTCATTGTCTACCTCAACGAGTGACTCTAATTCTATGAGTACCTCAGACTCTTCAAGTCTGTCTACTTCAATCAGTGACTCGAACTCCATGAGTACCTCAGACTCCTCAAGCCTGTCTACCTCAATCAGTGATTCGAACTCATTGAGCACAAGCACTTCATTGAGTGATTCAAGTTCATTGTCTACTTCAATCAGTGATTCGAATTCGTTGAGCACGAGCACTTCATTGAGCGACTCAAGTTCGTTGTCTACTTCGATCAGTGATTCGAACTCATTGAGCACGAGCACTTCATTGAGCGATTCAGGTTCATTGTCTACCTCAACGAGTGACTCTAATTCTATGAGTACCTCAGACTCTTCAAGCCTGTCTACTTCGATTAGTGATTCGAACTCATTGAGCACAAGCACTTCATTGAGTGATTCAAGTTCATTGTCTACTTCAATCAGTGATTCGAATTCGTTGAGCACGAGCACTTCATTGAGCGACTCAAGTTCGTTGTCTACCTCAATCAGTGATTCTAATTCGTTGAGTACAAGCACTTCATTGAGTGATTCAAGTTCATTGTCTACCTCAACGAGTGACTCTAATTCTATGAGTACCTCAGACTCTTCAAGCCTGTCTACTTCGATTAGTGATTCGAATTCGTTGAGTACAAGCACTTCATTGAGTGATTCAGGTTCATTGTCTACCTCAACGAGTGACTCTAATTCTATGAGTACCTCAGACTCTTCAAGCCTGTCTACTTCGATTAGTGATTCGAATTCGTTGAGTACAAGCACTTCATTGAGTGATTCAGGTTCATTGTCTACCTCAACGAGTGACTCTAATTCTATGAGTACCTCAGACTCTTCAAGCCTGTCTACTTCGATTAGTGATTCGAATTCGTTGAGTACAAGCACTTCATTGAGTGATTCAAGTTCGTTGTCTACTTCGATCAGTGATTCGAACTCATTGAGCACAAGCACTTCATTGAGTGATTCAGGTTCATTGTCTACCTCAACGAGTGACTCTAATTCTATGAGTACCTCAGACTCTTCAAGCCTGTCTACTTCGATTAGTGATTCGAATTCGTTGAGTACAAGCACTTCATTGAGTGATTCAGGTTCATTGTCTACCTCAACGAGTGACTCTAATTCTATGAGTACCTCAGACTCTTCAAGCCTGTCTACTTCGATTAGTGATTCGAATTCGTTGAGTACAAGCACTTCATTGAGTGATTCAGGTTCATTGTCTACCTCAACGAGTGACTCTAATTCTATGAGTACCTCAGACTCTTCAAGCCTGTCTACTTCGATTAGTGATTCGAACTCATTGAGCACAAGCACTTCATTGAGTGATTCAAGTTCGTTGTCTACTTCGATCAGTGATTCGAACTCATTGAGCACGAGCACTTCATTGAGCGATTCAGGTTCATTGTCTACCTCAACGAGTGACTCTAATTCTATGAGTACCTCAGACTCTTCAAGCCTGTCTACCTCAATCAGTGATTCGAACTCATTGAGCACGAGCACTTCATTGAGCGATTCAGGTTCATTGTCTACCTCAACGAGTGACTCTAATTCTATGAGTACCTCAGACTCTTCAAGCCTGTCTACCTCAATCAGTGATTCGAATTCGTTGAGTACAAGCACTTCATTGAGTGATTCAAGTTCATTGTCTACCTCAACGAGTGACTCTAATTCTATGAGTACCTCAGACTCTTCAAGTCTGTCTACTTCAATCAGTGACTCGAACTCCATGAGTACCTCAGACTCCTCAAGCCTGTCTACCTCAATCAGTGATTCGAACTCATTGAGCACAAGCACTTCATTGAGTGATTCAGGTTCATTGTCTACCTCAACGAGTGACTCTAATTCTATGAGTACCTCAGACTCTTCAAGCCTGTCTACTTCAATCAGTGACTCGAACTCCATGAGTACCTCAGACTCCTCAAGCCTGTCTACCTCAATCAGTGATTCGAACTCATTGAGCACAAGCACTTCATTGAGTGATTCAGGTTCATTGTCTACCTCAACGAGTGACTCTAATTCTATGAGTACCTCAGACTCTTCAAGCCTGTCTACCTCAATCAGTGATTCGAATTCGTTGAGTACAAGCACTTCATTGAGTGATTCAAGTTCATTGTCTACCTCAACGAGTGACTCTAATTCTATGAGTACCTCAGACTCTTCAAGTCTGTCTACTTCAATCAGTGACTCGAACTCCATGAGTACCTCAGACTCCTCAAGCCTGTCTACCTCAATCAGTGATTCGAACTCATTGAGCACAAGCACTTCATTGAGTGATTCAAGTTCATTGTCTACTTCAATCAGTGATTCGAATTCGTTGAGCACGAGCACTTCATTGAGCGACTCAAGTTCGTTGTCTACTTCGATCAGTGATTCGAACTCATTGAGCACGAGCACTTCATTGAGCGATTCAGGTTCATTGTCTACCTCAACGAGTGACTCTAATTCTATGAGTACCTCAGACTCTTCAAGCCTGTCTACTTCGATTAGTGATTCGAACTCATTGAGCACAAGCACTTCATTGAGTGATTCAAGTTCATTGTCTACTTCAATCAGTGATTCGAATTCGTTGAGCACGAGCACTTCATTGAGCGACTCAAGTTCGTTGTCTACCTCAATCAGTGATTCTAATTCGTTGAGTACAAGCACTTCATTGAGTGATTCAAGTTCATTGTCTACCTCAACGAGTGACTCTAATTCTATGAGTACCTCAGACTCTTCAAGCCTGTCTACTTCGATTAGTGATTCGAATTCGTTGAGTACAAGCACTTCATTGAGTGATTCAGGTTCATTGTCTACCTCAACGAGTGACTCTAATTCTATGAGTACCTCAGACTCTTCAAGCCTGTCTACTTCGATTAGTGATTCGAATTCGTTGAGTACAAGCACTTCATTGAGTGATTCAGGTTCATTGTCTACCTCAACGAGTGACTCTAATTCTATGAGTACCTCAGACTCTTCAAGCCTGTCTACTTCGATTAGTGATTCGAATTCGTTGAGTACAAGCACTTCATTGAGTGATTCAAGTTCGTTGTCTACTTCGATCAGTGATTCGAACTCATTGAGCACAAGCACTTCATTGAGTGATTCAGGTTCATTGTCTACCTCAACGAGTGACTCTAATTCTATGAGTACCTCAGACTCTTCAAGCCTGTCTACCTCAATCAGTGATTCGAATTCGTTGAGTACAAGCACTTCATTGAGTGATTCAAGTTCATTGTCTACCTCAACGAGTGACTCTAATTCTATGAGTACCTCAGACTCTTCAAGCCTGTCTACCTCAATCAGTGATTCGAATTCGTTGAGTACAAGCACTTCATTAAGCGATTCAAGTTCATTGTCTACCTCAACGAGTGACTCTAATTCTATGAGTACCTCAGACTCTTCAAGCCTGTCTACTTCGATTAGTGATTCGAACTCATTGAGCACAAGCACTTCATTGAGTGATTCAAGTTCGTTGTCTACTTCGATCAGTGATTCGAACTCATTGAGCACGAGCACTTCATTGAGCGATTCAGGTTCATTGTCTACCTCAACGAGTGACTCTAATTCTATGAGTACCTCAGACTCTTCAAGCCTGTCTACCTCAATCAGTGATTCGAACTCATTGAGCACGAGCACTTCATTGAGCGATTCAGGTTCATTGTCTACCTCAACGAGTGACTCTAATTCTATGAGTACCTCAGACTCTTCAAGCCTGTCTACCTCAATCAGTGATTCGAATTCGTTGAGTACAAGCACTTCATTGAGTGATTCAAGTTCATTGTCTACCTCAACGAGTGACTCTAATTCTATGAGTACCTCAGACTCTTCAAGTCTGTCTACTTCAATCAGTGACTCGAACTCCATGAGTACCTCAGACTCCTCAAGCCTGTCTACCTCAATCAGTGATTCGAACTCATTGAGCACAAGCACTTCATTGAGTGATTCAGGTTCATTGTCTACCTCAACGAGTGACTCTAATTCTATGAGTACCTCAGACTCTTCAAGCCTGTCTACTTCAATCAGTGACTCGAACTCCATGAGTACCTCAGACTCCTCAAGCCTGTCTACCTCAATCAGTGATTCGAACTCATTGAGCACAAGCACTTCATTGAGTGATTCAGGTTCATTGTCTACCTCAACGAGTGACTCTAATTCTATGAGTACCTCAGACTCTTCAAGCCTGTCTACCTCAATCAGTGATTCGAATTCGTTGAGTACAAGCACTTCATTGAGTGATTCAAGTTCATTGTCTACCTCAACGAGTGACTCTAATTCTATGAGTACCTCAGACTCTTCAAGTCTGTCTACTTCAATCAGTGACTCGAACTCCATGAGTACCTCAGACTCCTCAAGCCTGTCTACCTCAATCAGTGATTCGAACTCATTGAGCACAAGCACTTCATTGAGTGATTCAAGTTCATTGTCTACTTCAATCAGTGATTCGAATTCGTTGAGCACGAGCACTTCATTGAGCGACTCAAGTTCGTTGTCTACTTCGATCAGTGATTCGAACTCATTGAGCACGAGCACTTCATTGAGCGATTCAGGTTCATTGTCTACCTCAACGAGTGACTCTAATTCTATGAGTACCTCAGACTCTTCAAGCCTGTCTACTTCGATTAGTGATTCGAACTCATTGAGCACAAGCACTTCATTGAGTGATTCAAGTTCATTGTCTACTTCAATCAGTGATTCGAATTCGTTGAGCACGAGCACTTCATTGAGCGACTCAAGTTCGTTGTCTACCTCAATCAGTGATTCTAATTCGTTGAGTACAAGCACTTCATTGAGTGATTCAAGTTCATTGTCTACCTCAACGAGTGACTCTAATTCTATGAGTACCTCAGACTCTTCAAGCCTGTCTACTTCGATTAGTGATTCGAATTCGTTGAGTACAAGCACTTCATTGAGTGATTCAGGTTCATTGTCTACCTCAACGAGTGACTCTAATTCTATGAGTACCTCAGACTCTTCAAGCCTGTCTACTTCGATTAGTGATTCGAATTCGTTGAGTACAAGCACTTCATTGAGTGATTCAGGTTCATTGTCTACCTCAACGAGTGACTCTAATTCTATGAGTACCTCAGACTCTTCAAGCCTGTCTACTTCGATTAGTGATTCGAATTCGTTGAGTACAAGCACTTCATTGAGTGATTCAAGTTCGTTGTCTACTTCGATCAGTGATTCGAACTCATTGAGCACAAGCACTTCATTGAGTGATTCAGGTTCATTGTCTACCTCAACGAGTGACTCTAATTCTATGAGTACCTCAGACTCTTCAAGCCTGTCTACCTCAATCAGTGATTCGAATTCGTTGAGTACAAGCACTTCATTGAGTGATTCAAGTTCATTGTCTACCTCAACGAGTGACTCTAATTCTATGAGTACCTCAGACTCTTCAAGCCTGTCTACCTCAATCAGTGATTCGAATTCGTTGAGTACAAGCACTTCATTAAGCGATTCAAGTTCGTTGAGCGCCTCTATCAGTACTTCAAGCTCAATGAGCACGTCGGATTCCTCAAGTCTGTCTACATCGTTAAGTGATTCAGGTTTGTTGAGTCTCTCAGATTCGACAAGTCTATCAACATTCTTGAGTACATCAGGCTCATTGAGCACGTCAGATTCATCAAGTTTGTCTACATCGTTAAGTACTTCAAATTCATTGAGTTTTTCATATTCTATGAGTTTGTCAACGTCAACAAGTAGCTCAGATTCAATGAGTTTAAGTACTTCTTTAAGTAGTGGAGGTGGAAATACTGGTACGTCAGGTACTTCAAATTCATCGAACGGTGGTTCATCTGGAACGTCAAATGGTATGGTAAATTCTTTACCAAAAACTGGAGAAACCAATGATGCTTTAGCCACTGGAACTGGTTGGGCAACTCTTCTAGGAGCTATTGGCGCAACACTTTTTGGAAGAAAACGTAAAAAAGAAGAAAGAGATGGGGAATAA